A stretch of the Chelonoidis abingdonii isolate Lonesome George chromosome 11, CheloAbing_2.0, whole genome shotgun sequence genome encodes the following:
- the CERS2 gene encoding ceramide synthase 2, whose translation MGRARVAAAPGGDGRAQARGRRSPLPLQLFHRMFQTLYNYFWWDRLWLPVNLTWSDLEDQDGRVYAKASDLYITIPLAFLFLVVRHLFEIYVATPLAGLLNVKEKIRLKATPNPVLEKFYASSSKHPKQSDIEMLSKKSGCMVRQVERWFRRRRNQDRPSLLKKFREASWRFTFYLIAFIAGMAVIVDKPWFYDLKEVWKGYPIQTTLPSQYWYYMIELSFYWSLLFSIASDVKRKDFKEQIIHHVATIILISFSWFANYIRAGTLIMALHDSADYLLESAKMFNYAGWKNTCNNIFIVFAAIFIVTRLIILPFWIMHCTVVYPLDLYPPFFGYYFFNFMMVVLQSLHIFWAYLIIRMAHKFITGKVVEDERSDREETDNTEEEEVTKNGPLSNGHPVLNNNHRKTD comes from the exons GATGTTCCAGACATTATACAATTACTTTTGGTGGGACCGGCTCTGGTTGCCGGTGAACCTGACGTGGTCGGACCTGGAAGACCAGGATGGGCGGGTCTATGCCAAGGCTTCGGACCTCTACATCACCATCCCCTTAGCCTTCCTCTTCCTCGTTGTCAGGCACCTCTTCGAAAT ATATGTGGCTACCCCACTAGCCGGGCTTTTGAACGTCAAGGAGAAGATCCGATTAAAAGCCACCCCAAATCCCGTGCTAGAAAAGTTCTACGCTTCATCCTCAAAACACCCCAAACAG AGTGACATCGAGATGCTCTCCAAGAAGAGTGGCTGCATGGTCCGGCAGGTGGAGCGCTGGTTCCGACGCAGGCGCAACCAGGACAGGCCCAGCTTGCTCAAAAAATTCCGGGAGGCCAG TTGGCGATTCACCTTTTACCTTATTGCTTTCATTGCTGGCATGGCCGTCATAGTGGAT AAGCCCTGGTTCTACGACTTGAAGGAGGTGTGGAAAGGGTACCCGATCCAG ACCACGCTGCCGTCGCAGTACTGGTACTACATGATAGAGCTGTCGTTCTACTGGTCCCTGCTCTTCAGCATCGCCTCTGACGTGAAGCGCAAG GACTTCAAAGAGCAGATCATCCACCACGTGGCCACCATCATCCTGATCAGCTTTTCCTGGTTTGCCAACTACATCCGGGCGGGGACGCTGATCATGGCCCTGCATGACTCTGCCGACTACCTGCTGGAG TCTGCCAAGATGTTTAACTACGCTGGCTGGAAGAACACCTGCAACAACATCTTCATCGTCTTCGCCGCCATCTTCATCGTCACGCGCCTCATCATCCTGCCCTTCTG GATCATGCACTGCACCGTGGTCTATCCTCTGGACCTGTACCCGCCCTTCTTCGGCTATTACTTCTTCAACTTCATGATGGTGGTGCTGCAGTCGCTGCATATCTTCTGGGCGTATCTCATCATCCGCATGGCCCACAAGTTCATAACTGGAAAG GTGGTGGAAGACGAAAGGAGTGATCGCGAGGAGACCGACAAcacggaggaggaggaagtgacgAAGAACGGGCCCCTTTCCAACGGGCACCCTGTCCTGAACAACAACCACCGGAAAACCGATTGA